One segment of Penaeus vannamei isolate JL-2024 chromosome 3, ASM4276789v1, whole genome shotgun sequence DNA contains the following:
- the LOC138859880 gene encoding uncharacterized protein: MEQLRISLPCQLTASPSSRLLHSLWPPLETGTLWSQAKLYWISEQQEATEGTRKPRVKVAALSVVRRPGRGTISVGGYTYYRSGRSDGHHLQGVVIAISSRLQPSLVEVIPVNERIMVLRLKLAFSFMSLIAVYTLTNVCKLNVKEIFCTKLASVSDSCPQRDIHIVLGDFNAVSGCDRAGYEMSVGPHGSGADAISKNTLLFPDFARSQNLRISGSWYQRSDPHHWTWSSNAGNAAKEIDHILLSICWRISYNYPSGPLQNFPAGQ, translated from the exons ATGGAGCAGCTccgcataagcctcccctgccagcttacagcctctccatcatcgagacttctgcactCCTTGTGGCCACCTTTGGAAACTGGTACCTTGTGGTCGCAGGCTAAACTATAttggatctcggagcagcaggaggccacagag GGAACTAGGAAGCCGAGAGTTaaagtggctgctctctcggtggtgagaagacctggcaggggcacgatcagtgtaggtggctacacctattaccggtcaggccgcagcgatggtcaccatcttcagggagtagtcaTAGCCatatccagcagactccagccctcgttGGTTGAGGTTATTCCAGTTAATGAGCgcataatggtattgagactgaagctagcatttagcttcatgtctcttattgctgtatacactcttaccaatgtttgtaaactcaatGTGAAAGAGATCTTTTgcaccaaacttgcatctgtgtcagacagttgcccccagcgagatattcatattgttctgggtgactttaatgcagtatctggctgtgatcgagctggctatgaaatgtctgttggtccccatggttcgggagctgatgccatcAGCAAGAATACTCTCCTTTTCccggactttgcaaggtcccagaatttaaggatttctggctcctggtaccagcgctcagATCCACATCATTGGACGTGGTccagcaatgcgggtaatgcagccaaggagatcgaccacatactcctTAGCATTTGTTGGAGGATTAGTTACAACTACCcttcaggtccacttcaaaacttccCAGCAGGTCAATGA